One genomic region from Phocoena sinus isolate mPhoSin1 chromosome 3, mPhoSin1.pri, whole genome shotgun sequence encodes:
- the JUNB gene encoding transcription factor jun-B: MCTKMEQPFYHDDSYAAAGYGRTPGGLSLHDYKLLKPSLALNLADPYRNLKAPGARGPGPEGSGGGSYFSSQGSDTGASLKLASSELERLIVPNSNGVITTTPTPPGQYFYPRGGGSGGGAGGAGGGVTEEQEGFADGFVKALDDLHKMNHVTPPNVSLGASGGPPAGPGGVYAGPEPPPVYTNLSSYSPASATSGGAGATVGTGSSYPTATISYLPHAPPFAGGHPAQLGLGRGASTFKEEPQTVPEARSRDATPPVSPINMEDQERIKVERKRLRNRLAATKCRKRKLERIARLEDKVKTLKAENAGLSSTAGLLREQVAQLKQKVMTHVSNGCQLLLGVKGHAF; the protein is encoded by the coding sequence ATGTGCACTAAAATGGAACAGCCCTTCTACCACGACGACTCATACGCAGCGGCCGGATACGGCCGGACCCCGGGCGGCCTCTCTCTACACGACTACAAACTCCTGAAACCCAGCCTGGCACTCAACCTGGCCGACCCCTACCGAAATCTTAAAGCACCCGGAGCGCGGGGCCCCGGCCCAGAAGGCAGCGGTGGCGGCAGCTACTTTTCCAGCCAGGGCTCGGACACCGGCGCGTCGCTCAAGCTCGCCTCATCGGAGCTGGAGCGCCTGATCGTCCCCAACAGCAACGGCGTGATCACGACGACGCCCACGCCCCCGGGACAGTACTTCTACCCCCGCGGGGGTGGCAGTGGTGGAGGTGCGGGGGGCGCAGGGGGCGGCGTCACCGAGGAGCAGGAAGGCTTCGCCGACGGCTTTGTAAAAGCCCTGGACGACCTGCACAAGATGAACCACGTGACGCCCCCCAACGTGTCCCTGGGCGCCAGCGGGGGGCCCCCGGCCGGGCCCGGGGGCGTTTATGCCGGCCCGGAGCCGCCTCCCGTCTACACCAACCTCAGCAGCTATTCTCCAGCCTCTGCGACCTCCGGAGGAGCCGGGGCCACCGTCGGGACTGGGAGCTCGTACCCGACGGCCACCATCAGCTACCTCCCACACGCGCCGCCCTTCGCCGGCGGTCACCCGGCGCAGCTGGGCCTGGGCCGCGGCGCCTCCACCTTCAAGGAGGAACCGCAGACCGTGCCTGAGGCGCGCAGCCGCGACGCCACGCCGCCGGTGTCCCCCATCAACATGGAAGACCAGGAGCGCATCAAAGTAGAGCGCAAGCGGCTGCGGAACCGGCTGGCGGCCACCAAGTGCCGGAAGCGGAAGCTGGAGCGCATCGCGCGCCTGGAGGACAAGGTGAAGACACTCAAGGCCGAGAACGCCGGGTTGTCCAGCACTGCCGGCCTCCTCCGCGAGCAGGTGGCCCAGCTCAAACAGAAGGTCATGACCCACGTCAGCAACGGCTGCCAGCTACTGCTTGGGGTCAAGGGACACGCCTTCTGA
- the HOOK2 gene encoding LOW QUALITY PROTEIN: protein Hook homolog 2 (The sequence of the model RefSeq protein was modified relative to this genomic sequence to represent the inferred CDS: inserted 1 base in 1 codon; deleted 1 base in 1 codon), which yields MSVDKAELCGSLLTWLQTFHVPPPCTSPQELSSGLAVAYVLNQIDPSWFNEAWLQGISDDPGPNRRLKVNNLKTILQSLVEYSQDVLGHPILEQHLPDVSLIGEFSDPEELGKLLQLVLGCAISCEKKQEHIQRIMTLEESVQHVVMEAIQELMTKDTSDSLSPETYGNFDSQSRRYYFLSEEADEGDELRQRCLDLERQLVLLSEEKQSLVQENEVLRERVGRSEGEGATGLTSKKLLLLQSQLEQLQEENFRLESGREDERVRCAELEREVAELQQRNQELTSLAQEAQALKDEMDELRQSSERAGQLEATLSSCRRRLGELRELRRQVRQLEERNAGHAERTRQLEEELRRAGSLRAQLEAQRRQVQELQGQRQEEAMKAEKWLFECRNLEEKYELVSKEKERLLAERDSLREANEELRCAQLQPRGLTQADPSLDPTSPAVENLAAEILPAELRETLLQLQLENKRLCQQEAADRERQEELQRHLEEANRARHGLEMQHRLNQQQLSELRAQVEDLQKALQEQGGKTEDVITLLKRKLEEHLQKLHEADLELQRKREYIEELEPPADSSTARRIEELQHNLQKKDADLRAMEEXYRRYVDKARTVIQTLEPKQRPPGGAPPELHTLRTQLRERDVRIRHLEMDFEKSRSQREQEEKLLISAWYNMGMALQQRAGEERAPAHAQSFLAQQRLATNARRGPLGRLAPPNMRPTDKH from the exons ATGAGCGTGGACAAGGCCGAGCTATGCGGGTCTCTGCTCACCTGG TTGCAGACGTTCCATGTCCCGCCCCCCTGTACCAGCCCCCAGGAACTGAGCAGTGGCCTCGCAGTAGCCTATGTGCTGAACCAGAT AGACCCTTCCTGGTTCAACGAGGCATGGCTCCAGGGCATCTCAGACGACCCAGGTCCCAACCGGAGGTTGAAG gTCAACAATCTGAAGACAATCTTACAGAGCCTGGTGGAGTACTCCCAGGAT GTCCTGGGGCATCCCATTTTGGAGCAGCACCTTCCAGATGTGAGCCTTATTGGCGAGTTCTCCGACCCAGAAGAGCTTGGCAAGCTGCTTCAGCTGGTGCTGGGCTGTGCTATCAGTTGCGAGAAGAAGCAGG AGCACATCCAGCGAATCATGACGCTAGAGGAATCAGTTCAGCATGTGGTGATGGAAGCCATCCAGGAG ctcaTGACCAAAGACACCTCTGACTCCCTGTCACCGGAAACATATGGGAACTTTGATAGCCAG TCCCGCAGGTACTACTTCCTGAGTGAGGAGGCTGATGAGGGTGACGAGCTGCGGCAGCGCTGTCTGGACCTGGAGCGGCAG CTGGTACTCCTGTCAGAGGAGAAGCAGAGCCTGGTTCAGGAAAATGAGGTGCTGAGGGAGCGGGTGGGCCGGTCCGAGGGTGAGGGTGCCACCGGCCTCACCTCCaagaagctgctgctgctgcagtccCAGCTGGAGCAGCTGCAGGAAGAGAACTTCAG gctggagAGCGGCAGGGAGGACGAGCGCGTGCGCTGTGCTGAGCTGGAACGGGAGGTCGCCGAGCTGCAGCAGCGGAACCAGGAGCTGACCAGCCTGGCCCAGGAGGCACAGGCCCTGAAGGATGAAATGGATGAACTTCG GCAGTCGTCAGAGCGCGCAGGGCAGCTGGAGGCCACGCTGAGCAGCTGCCGGCGCCGCCTGGGCGAGCTGCGGGAGCTGCGGCGGCAGGTGCGGCAGCTGGAGGAGCGCAACGCCGGCCACGCAGAGCGCACGCGGCAGCTGGAGGAAGAGCTGCGCCGGGCCGGCTCCCTGCGCGCCCAGCTAGAGGCGCAGCGGCGGCAG GTTCAGGAACTGCAGGGCCAGCGGCAGGAGGAGGCCATGAAGGCCGAGAAATGGCTATTCGAGTGCCGCAATCTGGAGGAAAAGTATGAGTTGGTGTCAAAGGAGAAGGAG CGGCTGCTGGCAGAGCGGGACTCCCTGCGGGAGGCCAATGAGGAGCTGCGCTGCGCCCAGTTGCAGCCTCGCGGGCTGACCCAAGCCG ACCCCTCACTGGATCCCACCTCACCGGCTGTGGAAAACTTAGCAGCCGAGATCCTACCTGCGGAGCTCAG GGAGACGCTCCTACAGCTTCAGCTGGAGAACAAGCGCCTGTGCCAGCAGGAGGCGGCCGACCGGGAACGGCAGGAGGAGCTGCAGCGCCACCTGGAGGAGGCCAACCGCGCGCGCCACGGCCTGGAGATGCAGCACCG GCTGAACCAGCAGCAGCTGTCGGAGCTGCGGGCCCAGGTGGAGGACCTGCAGAAGGCCCTGCAGGAGCAGGGGGGCAAGACTGAAGATGTGA TCACCCTGCTGAAGAGGAAGCTGGAGGAGCATCT GCAGAAGCTGCATGAGGCAGATCTGGAGCTGCAGCGGAAGCGCGAGTACATCGAGGAGCTAGAGCCCCCTGCCGATAGCAGCA CAGCCCGGCGTATCGAGGAGCTGCAGCACAACCTGCAGAAGAAGGACGCGGACTTGCGGGCCATGGAGG CGTACCGCCGCTACGTGGACAAGGCGCGCACA GTCATACAGACCCTGGAACCCAAGCAGCGGCCACCTGGCGGGGCTCCTCCGGAA CTCCACACCCTGAGGACACAGCTCCGAGAGCGGGATGTCCGCATCCGGCACCTGGAG ATGGACTTTGAGAAGAGTCGAAGTCAGCGAGAGCAGGAAGAAAAGCTGCTCATCAGTGCCTGGTATAATATG GGCATGGCTCTGCAGCAGCGAGCCGGGGAAGAGCGGGCACCTGCCCATGCCCAGTCATTCCTGGCACAGCAGCGGCTGGCCACCAACGCTCGCCGCGGACCCCTGGGACGCCTAGCACCCCCGAACATGCGCCCCACTGACAAGCATTGA